In Streptomyces erythrochromogenes, the DNA window CCGCCCGTTCGGCGATGGCCCCCGGGGTGAGCCGGTCGAAGCGCCGCGGATCCGCCAGCTGCGCCGCGGCCAGGGCCTGGAACTCCACCGCCCGCTCCTGCGCCGCCCGGAAGGCCAGCGTCAGCTCGGTCGCACGGGCCAGCAGCTCGCGCGGGTCCTCGATCGACTCCAGGTCGAAGAAGTGCTCCGGATCCGCCACGGCCTCCGAGGGCTCGAAGAGCAGCGGCGCCGGCCGCAGCCGTCGCTCGGTCCGCTCGGGCTCTGCCATTCCTGTCCTCCTGCTGCGCGTGCGAAATCCTTCCGGGCCACCGTCCATTGTCCAACGCCCCGCAAGAGCGCGCCCCGACGGGTCGGAACACCTGTGCGGCCGATGGGGCGCGCGTGCAGAGGGGCGGACCGAGTGGCGGGGGAGTCGCTCAGGTGATCGGCCGTCAGTCGCGCACTGCGGAAAGACCACCCGGCCGGGGGCCGCTCAGACGGTGGCGACGGCTGCCGCGGCGAGCTCCGCCTCGCGCCGGGCCGCCAGCTCGGCCACGTCGGCCAGTACGGCGGCCAGCTCGCCCGCGAGGGCCTCGGGGGCCTCGAAGCCCTCGGCGCCGATCAGCTTCGGGATGCCCGGGATCGCGACGGAGTGCTCGGCGGGCAGCATGCCGAGGCGGGTCAGGACCGGGAGCAGCATCTCGGCGGCCGGGGCGCCGCCGGTGGGGCCGGCGCTGTAGCTGACGATGCCGACCGGCTTGCCCTTCCACTCGTTGTAGAGGAAGTCGATGGCGTTCTTGAAGGGCGCGGTGAAGCCGCCGTTGTACATCGGCAGGACGAAGAGGAAGGCGTCGGCGGAGTCGACCAGGGCGCTCCAGTCGCGGGTGTGCTGGTGGGCGTAGTTGCCGGTGGAGGCGTACTCGGGCTCGTCCAGGAAGGGCAGTGCGATCTCGGCGAGGTCGACGGGGGTGACCTCGAAGCCGCCGTGCTCGCGGGCCCGGCCGGTGACCCACTGGGCGAGCGGGCGGCCGGAGGAGGTGGGGCGGGTGGCGGCGGAGACGACGTGCAGGCGGGTCATGGAAGCGACTCCCGGTCGGTACGGTTGTTGATGTGTCATCTATCAAAGCGTTATGTGAGTGACGTGTCAACAAGGTAGATGATGTGTCACCGATCTGGCTAAAGTGGAAGACATGACCCCCGCATCCGAGCCCCGCTGGCTCACCGAGGCCGAGCAGGACGCCTGGTACGCGTGGCGGCGGATGTTCCCGCTGGTCAACGCCGAGATCGCACGCGACCTGGGCCAGGACAGCGGGCTCTCGGAAGCCGACTACGACGTGCTGTCCGTACTCGGCTCCACGGACGGCCACCGCATGCGGATCAGCGCACTGGCCGAGCTGATGCAGTGGTCCCGCAGCCGGCTGTCCCACCAGCTCACGCGCATGGAACAGCGCGGCATCGTCCGCCGCGAGGACGTCGCGAGCGACGGCCGGGGCGCCGAGGTGGTCCTCACCGGGGCCGGGGTGGCCGCGATCACGGACGCCGCCCCGCTCCACGTCGAATCGGTGCGCCGCCACCTCATAGACGTCCTGAGCCCGCAGCAGCTCCAGACCCTGGCCGAGGTGGGAGAGGTGTTCCGGCACCGGTTCTCCGCCCACCGCAAGGGCAGGGACTGAACGGACCGGGCGCCCCCTACGGCCGCCAGGACACCCGGTGCTCCGCCAGGTGCGCCAGGACCGAGTGGTTCGCCTCCCAGCCGTCCGGGAACTTCACCGTCACGCCCAGCTGCACCGGCTCCGTCGACGGATGGTCGTCCAGCAGCTCCGCTATGCCCGCCCGGGCCACCACCACGCAGGCGTGCCGGTGCCGCGAGGCCAGCACGCACAGCCGGCCCGTCTCCAGGTGGAAGGCCGTCGCGTCCGGGCGCCCCGACAGCGGGTGCAGCACCACCGTGAGGTCGTACTCGCGGCCCTGCAGCCGGTTCGCCGTGTCCACCGTGACGCCGGAGACCCCGAGCGAGGCCAGCGCCGCCCGGACCGCGGCCGCCTGGTCGCGGTGGGCCGTGCCGACCGCGATCCGGTCGGCCGTCAGTGCCACCGGGCCCGAGGTCTGCTCGTCGGAGGTCACCGCACCGCGGTCCAGGGCCCGGCGCACCACCAGGGCCACCGCGCCGACCGCCTCCGGGTCGGTGCGCGGCGTGTGCCGCGCGGGCAGCTCCAGCAGGCCCCAGCCCGCCTCGGCGGCCTCGTCCAGCACCCGGTCCGGGCCCGACCCGTCCGAGGGCACCCCGTACGAGAGCTTCCGGTCGCCCGGACCCGTACCGCTGCGGAACTGCGTGTACGGGTAGAACGCGCGGGAGACCAGCGGCGCCGCCGTCGCCGGGAGCCGCCAGGACACCGGCAACCGGTGCTGCGGCAGCTGCGGGTTGTGCGCGAGCAGCGTGCTCACCGCCGACGCCGACGGGTCGTAGGACAGCCCCGCCCACTGCTCCGCGCCGACCACGCTGAACGGGTCCAGCTGGCCCGGGTCGCCCACGAACAGCGCCCGCTCGAAGAGCCCGGCCACGGCCAGCAGCGCGTCGGAGCGCATCTGGTACGCCTCGTCGACGATGGCGTGCTGCCACGGCTCGACGTCCTTCACGAAGGCCCACTTCGCCGCCGTGGAGATGGTGATCGGCAGCTCCGCGAGGTCCCCCGGCTTGGCCGAGAGGGTCACCGACGGCAGTTCCCGCAGCGCCGGATCGTAGGAGTCCCCCTCACTGCTGTGCAGCCGGCCGACCTTCAGCTCCGGATCCTTGTCGGCCAGCCGCAGCACCAGGTCGTCGACCTGAGCGTTCGTCTGCGCCACCACCATCAGCCGGCGCCCCGCCGCGGCCAGCTCCCGGGACGCGCGGACGACGAGCGTGGACTTGCCGGCCCCCGGCGGGGAGTCGACGACGACACCCCGCTCGGTGCCGTGCAGGGTGTCGTGCAGGATCGCGGCGGTCGCCCGGGCGGCCGCGGCACCCGGGTCGAAGGCGGCGGGCGCGGACACAGGAGTCACAGGATGTCCTCGTCGGTGACGGCATCGGGAAGGTGGACGGCGGCCCCGGACCCCGGCGGGCCGCCATGGGTCCACGGCGTCTGCTCCGGGTCCGGGAGCTTCGGGCCGCCGCGCGCGTCGTGCTCGAAGAGCGTCCAGCACACGCGGTCGCCCTCCTCCGGCACGGAACCCGGCTCCGGGTCCCGGCCGCGCCCCATCTTGTCGAGGAGCCGCAGCACCACCTGCCCGCCCTCCTCGAAACGGACGAACTGCGCGCTCTGCGGTCGCCCGTCCAGCGACCGGTACACCTTCGTGCCGGCGCCGTCCGCGAGCTGCGGCCGGTCCTCCGTGGACACCGTCACCAGCGGCCGCGGACTCGGCCGCTTCGACTCCGTCCACTCCATCACCACCTCGGTGACCTCGCCCGCGAACGCCTCGCCCGACAGCCGCCGCCCCGCCATGACCAGCGGATCGTCCAGCGCCTCCTGCGCGTCCAGCCGTACCTGCTCCGTCTCCCGCGTGGCCAGCTTCTGCGCCGCGGTCACCGCGTCGTCGCGGCGCGGCTGCGGCGGCTCGCCCGCCCGTACCCGGTCCCGGTGCCCGGTGTACGACCAGCGGTCGCGCGTCCAGCGCTCCTCCGCCCGCTCGCCCGGCGGCAGCGCGCGGACCAGGTCGATCGCCTCCCACGTCGCCCACCAGGTGCTCGACATCTGGTTCACGACCAGTCGGCGCACCGCCCGCTCGGCCGTGCGCACCTCGCGGTCGTCGTCCCCGGACCCGGCCGCCAGGGCCGCGCGCGCCGCGTCGTAGCGGGCGATGGCCGGCGCCAGCAGCTTGTTGTCGAAGGCCGGATCGGTCGCCGGGCCGGCCGGCGGGCACAGCAACTGGCCGTGCTCGTCACGGCCCAGCTCCGCACGAAGGGCCGCCTCGGCCCCCGACCCGCCCGGCGGCGGGGCGATCCACGCCATGAGCGCGCCCAGGTGCTGGTCCTCCAGATTGCTCTGGCCCGTCGCCCAGTGCCGGGACAGCAGGTCCGTCGCCGACAGCAGCATCGAGGACCCGGGCACCCGAGCCCGCTCGCCGAGGTGCGTGAACCAGCGGCCCAGCAACGGCACCCTCGACGGCGCCGGATAGGGATTGTCCGGATCCTCCTCCGCGGTGCGCCGGAAGCGCATCGACCGCCCCAGCAGGCGTACGTACTCGATGCCCGCCCGGCTCGGCACGATCAGCTGCGGGGCGTCCACGCACAGCTCGGTCTCCACCTTGACCCGCTTGCCCGTCTCCGGGTCGGTCTCGCTGCGCTCGGCCGGCTCCACGTCGTCGGCGTACGCGTCGATGTGCGCCAGCACGTGGACCGCCAGG includes these proteins:
- a CDS encoding NADPH-dependent FMN reductase — protein: MTRLHVVSAATRPTSSGRPLAQWVTGRAREHGGFEVTPVDLAEIALPFLDEPEYASTGNYAHQHTRDWSALVDSADAFLFVLPMYNGGFTAPFKNAIDFLYNEWKGKPVGIVSYSAGPTGGAPAAEMLLPVLTRLGMLPAEHSVAIPGIPKLIGAEGFEAPEALAGELAAVLADVAELAARREAELAAAAVATV
- a CDS encoding MarR family winged helix-turn-helix transcriptional regulator — its product is MTPASEPRWLTEAEQDAWYAWRRMFPLVNAEIARDLGQDSGLSEADYDVLSVLGSTDGHRMRISALAELMQWSRSRLSHQLTRMEQRGIVRREDVASDGRGAEVVLTGAGVAAITDAAPLHVESVRRHLIDVLSPQQLQTLAEVGEVFRHRFSAHRKGRD
- a CDS encoding AAA domain-containing protein yields the protein MTPVSAPAAFDPGAAAARATAAILHDTLHGTERGVVVDSPPGAGKSTLVVRASRELAAAGRRLMVVAQTNAQVDDLVLRLADKDPELKVGRLHSSEGDSYDPALRELPSVTLSAKPGDLAELPITISTAAKWAFVKDVEPWQHAIVDEAYQMRSDALLAVAGLFERALFVGDPGQLDPFSVVGAEQWAGLSYDPSASAVSTLLAHNPQLPQHRLPVSWRLPATAAPLVSRAFYPYTQFRSGTGPGDRKLSYGVPSDGSGPDRVLDEAAEAGWGLLELPARHTPRTDPEAVGAVALVVRRALDRGAVTSDEQTSGPVALTADRIAVGTAHRDQAAAVRAALASLGVSGVTVDTANRLQGREYDLTVVLHPLSGRPDATAFHLETGRLCVLASRHRHACVVVARAGIAELLDDHPSTEPVQLGVTVKFPDGWEANHSVLAHLAEHRVSWRP